In Musa acuminata AAA Group cultivar baxijiao chromosome BXJ2-10, Cavendish_Baxijiao_AAA, whole genome shotgun sequence, a genomic segment contains:
- the LOC135624481 gene encoding pentatricopeptide repeat-containing protein At1g32415, mitochondrial-like — MPSCRVLSSAAIHPRDLPLLQCLSRRDLRAARRVLDDSAHHPGAVVRWTSAISRFASAGFLPEAVALFDLMPRRNLVTWNALLAAYLHAGCTSAALDLFARMPGRNVVSYTSALCALARAGRIDDARALFDALPERNVVSYNAMLTALARSGDLAGARRLFDEMPERNAASWNSLIAGYSERGHMAEARSLFDEMVRCGSANVVSWTAVIAGYARAGDVWEAYDLFRMMIPDPNVVTWTAMMGGFAWNGFHHEAISLFLDMSRTADRLEPNGETLLSLIYACAGMGFPCLGKQAHAYALVHGMDGNGDDGRLTKGFIYMYSRFGYMDWARHIFDRSIRRCDAVCWNSMIEGYIRIGRLEEARRLFDEITVDSRELSWVTMIVTWTLMVSAYFDAGDVAEARRLFERMPERDATAWTVVISGLVRNERVAEAFGAFAESRAAGFAPEGHALAALLGAVGSVARLEVGEQVHGLTVKTGPASDTVLRNALIAMYAKSGDLEGARKVFEEEDAAAGKGGGGWRDAVTWNTMVMGLAHHGRAHEALRLFVEMKQEVEPDGGTCLGALTACDHVGMVDRAEEVFRFMVDRGIPVGADHYACVVDMLGRAGRFEAAERFAGSAQAAAAAGVEAWGALLGTCGMARGGGEETAVGERAARMVLGMDPKNAAAHVALCHVYARSGSHKEEVVVRAEMGRKGVRKRPGCSWLGWRGMVHAFVCGDRSHPQTDEIYSMLAQLTSEIGSLSNG; from the coding sequence ATGCCCTCGTGCCGCGTCCTATCGTCGGCCGCCATCCATCCCCGCGACCTCCCTCTGCTCCAATGCCTCTCCCGACGCGACCTCCGCGCTGCTCGCCGCGTCCTCGATGACTCCGCCCACCACCCCGGAGCTGTCGTCCGCTGGACCTCCGCCATTTCCCGCTTCGCCAGCGCCGGCTTCCTCCCCGAGGCCGTTGCCCTCTTCGACCTCATGCCCCGCCGCAACCTCGTCACCTGGAACGCTCTCCTCGCCGCTTATCTCCACGCCGGCTGCACGTCCGCCGCCCTGGACCTCTTCGCTCGGATGCCCGGCCGCAATGTCGTCTCCTACACCTCCGCCCTCTGCGCCCTCGCCCGCGCCGGCCGGATCGACGACGCCCGGGCACTCTTCGACGCCCTGCCGGAGCGTAACGTCGTCTCCTACAACGCCATGCTCACGGCTCTGGCCAGGAGTGGGGACCTCGCGGGCGCTCGGAGGCTGTTCGACGAAATGCCCGAGCGGAACGCCGCATCCTGGAACTCGCTCATTGCGGGGTACAGCGAGCGAGGGCACATGGCGGAAGCCAGGAGCCTGTTCGACGAGATGGTGCGGTGCGGGTCCGCCAACGTGGTGTCGTGGACGGCCGTGATCGCGGGGTACGCGCGAGCGGGCGACGTCTGGGAGGCGTACGATCTGTTTCGGATGATGATTCCCGACCCTAACGTCGTCACCTGGACGGCCATGATGGGGGGGTTCGCGTGGAACGGGTTCCATCACGAGGCGATCTCTCTGTTCCTGGATATGAGTCGGACGGCGGATCGCTTGGAGCCCAACGGTGAGACTCTGCTGTCTTTGATCTACGCCTGCGCCGGCATGGGGTTCCCCTGCTTGGGGAAGCAGGCGCACGCGTACGCGCTGGTCCACGGGATGGACGGCAATGGCGACGACGGGAGGCTAACGAAGGGCTTCATCTATATGTACTCTCGATTTGGGTACATGGATTGGGCTCGCCACATATTTGACAGAAGTATTCGCAGGTGTGATGCGGTCTGCTGGAACTCCATGATCGAGGGGTATATACGGATCGGACGGCTGGAAGAAGCCCGGCGCCTGTTCGACGAGATCACCGTTGATTCGAGAGAGCTGTCGTGGGTCACCATGATCGTCACGTGGACCTTGATGGTGTCCGCCTACTTCGACGCTGGGGACGTGGCGGAGGCGCGGCGGCTGTTCGAGCGGATGCCGGAGCGCGACGCCACCGCATGGACGGTCGTGATCTCTGGACTCGTCAGGAACGAGCGGGTGGCGGAGGCCTTCGGGGCGTTCGCGGAGTCGCGCGCCGCCGGGTTCGCGCCCGAGGGGCACGCGCTCGCGGCGCTGCTGGGGGCGGTCGGATCGGTGGCCCGCCTCGAGGTCGGCGAGCAGGTGCACGGACTGACAGTGAAAACCGGGCCCGCGTCCGACACCGTGCTCCGCAACGCCCTCATCGCGATGTACGCCAAGAGCGGCGACTTGGAGGGCGCGCGGAAGGTCTTTGAGGAGGAGGACGCGGCGGCggggaaaggaggaggagggtggCGCGACGCGGTGACGTGGAACACGATGGTGATGGGTCTGGCGCACCACGGGCGGGCGCACGAGGCGCTGCGGCTGTTCGTGGAGATGAAGCAGGAGGTGGAACCGGACGGAGGCACGTGCCTGGGGGCTCTGACGGCTTGCGATCACGTGGGGATGGTGGACCGGGCGGAGGAGGTGTTCCGGTTCATGGTAGACCGGGGGATCCCGGTCGGGGCGGACCACTACGCGTGCGTGGTGGACATGTTGGGTCGGGCAGGGCGGTTCGAAGCGGCGGAGCGGTTCGCCGGGTCggcgcaggcggcggcggcggcgggggtggAGGCGTGGGGCGCGTTGCTGGGCACGTGCGGAATGGCGAGGGGCGGAGGCGAGGAGACGGCGGTGGGGGAGCGGGCGGCGCGGATGGTGCTGGGGATGGACCCGAAGAATGCGGCGGCCCACGTGGCTTTGTGCCACGTTTACGCCAGGAGCGGGAGCCACAAGGAAGAAGTGGTGGTGCGGGCGGAGATGGGGAGGAAGGGGGTGAGGAAGAGGCCCGGCTGTAGCTGGCTCGGGTGGAGGGGGATGGTACACGCGTTTGTCTGCGGGGATAGATCACATCCACAGACGGACGAGATTTACTCGATGCTAGCTCAACTCACTAGCGAGATAGGAAGCCTTAGCAATGGATAA
- the LOC104000175 gene encoding UMP-CMP kinase 3-like isoform X1 has product MADASKDIVDGFPGDKKIIVVFVLGGPGSGKGTQCAKIVQHFNFTHLSAGDLLRAEITSGSRNGVMIQNMMNEGKIIPPEVTIKLLQRAMLDSANDKFLIDGFPRDEENRAAFENITKIEPEFVLYLDCPEDELERRILSRNQGRADDNTETMRKRFRVFKESTLPVIKHYDLKGKVRKVDAAKPVDEVFEDVKVIFALLIAKANYLSNPSTRTLTGHEYMVFYMNRLCGAARRIIVYAFWKIFSWIRARLSL; this is encoded by the exons ATGGCTGATGCTAGCAAG GATATTGTTGATGGATTTCCAGGGGACAAGAAAATCATAGTTGTGTTTGTTTTAG GTGGTCCTGGCAGTGGAAAGGGCACACAGTGTGCAAAGATTGTTCAACACTTTAATTTTACCCATCTTAGTGCTGGTGATCTTTTGCGTGCGGAAATTACGTCTGGTTCTAGAAATGG AGTTATGATTCAAAACATGATGAACGAAGGAAAAATTATTCCTCCAGAAGTTACAATTAAGCTCTTACAAAGGGCTATGCTTGACAGTGCAAATGACAAGTTTCTTATTGATGGGTTTCCTCGAGATGAAGAGAATCGTGCTGCTTTTGAGAATATT ACAAAAATCGAGCCAGAATTTGTTTTATACCTTGATTGCCCAGAGGATGAGTTGGAGCGACGAATTTTAAGTCGCAACCAG GGAAGAGCTGATGATAATACTGAGACCATGCGGAAACGTTTTAGAGTTTTTAAGGAATCCACTCTGCCTGTAATTAAGCATTACGACTTGAAGGGCAAAGTCCGGAAG GTTGATGCAGCAAAGCCTGTCGATGAGGTTTTTGAGGATGTAAAAGTCATTTTTGCTCTGCTCATTGCTAAG GCAAATTACTTGAGCAATCCAAGTACCAGAACTCTAACGGGACATGAATACATGGTGTTTTATATGAACAG GTTATGTGGAGCTGCAAGGAGGATAATAGTGTATGCATTCTGGAAG ATATTTTCCTGGATCAGGGCTCGCCTGTCCTTGTAA
- the LOC104000175 gene encoding UMP-CMP kinase 3-like isoform X2, with protein sequence MIQNMMNEGKIIPPEVTIKLLQRAMLDSANDKFLIDGFPRDEENRAAFENITKIEPEFVLYLDCPEDELERRILSRNQGRADDNTETMRKRFRVFKESTLPVIKHYDLKGKVRKVDAAKPVDEVFEDVKVIFALLIAKANYLSNPSTRTLTGHEYMVFYMNRLCGAARRIIVYAFWKIFSWIRARLSL encoded by the exons ATGATTCAAAACATGATGAACGAAGGAAAAATTATTCCTCCAGAAGTTACAATTAAGCTCTTACAAAGGGCTATGCTTGACAGTGCAAATGACAAGTTTCTTATTGATGGGTTTCCTCGAGATGAAGAGAATCGTGCTGCTTTTGAGAATATT ACAAAAATCGAGCCAGAATTTGTTTTATACCTTGATTGCCCAGAGGATGAGTTGGAGCGACGAATTTTAAGTCGCAACCAG GGAAGAGCTGATGATAATACTGAGACCATGCGGAAACGTTTTAGAGTTTTTAAGGAATCCACTCTGCCTGTAATTAAGCATTACGACTTGAAGGGCAAAGTCCGGAAG GTTGATGCAGCAAAGCCTGTCGATGAGGTTTTTGAGGATGTAAAAGTCATTTTTGCTCTGCTCATTGCTAAG GCAAATTACTTGAGCAATCCAAGTACCAGAACTCTAACGGGACATGAATACATGGTGTTTTATATGAACAG GTTATGTGGAGCTGCAAGGAGGATAATAGTGTATGCATTCTGGAAG ATATTTTCCTGGATCAGGGCTCGCCTGTCCTTGTAA
- the LOC135624482 gene encoding uncharacterized protein LOC135624482, which produces MAEHRQRYGEGNAMKCKSHPYEQGVGVCASCLRERLLALVAAQNELSANHHRRRRSDPPPQPPPPLVFPRSSSPYVSHRRSVGFDASPAHPHPHHNTRFFSTPQVGPTFGDAADGGRFGEISGGRRRRFSLRTIFGHHRSDEAEPGLGAPKGSAPGSWFSALIRGRRKKAHLSSAAEEEEEEAPPVGARRSLRTVERGMPPTMEYEDDNDDGNGYTSDKCRRRPTPTPMRLFPAAHRPHRSISAVSGFSACLSPLVRFRSDARRSHTAEPEISRDISSPSYPIQHWNPAALGPNLSRNVAASKKLK; this is translated from the coding sequence ATGGCGGAGCACCGGCAGCGATATGGCGAAGGCAACGCGATGAAGTGCAAGAGCCACCCGTACGAGCAGGGCGTCGGCGTTTGCGCCTCCTGCCTCCGGGAACGCCTCCTCGCCCTCGTTGCCGCCCAGAACGAGCTCTCCGCCAACCACCATCGTCGCCGGAGATCCGACCCACCCCCGCAGCCTCCGCCGCCTCTCGTGTTCCCCCGTTCCAGCTCCCCTTACGTTTCCCACCGTCGATCCGTCGGATTCGACGCCTCCCctgcccacccccacccccaccacaACACGCGGTTCTTCAGCACCCCGCAGGTCGGCCCCACCTTCGGCGATGCGGCCGATGGCGGCCGGTTCGGCGAGATCAGCGGCGGACGCAGGCGCAGGTTCTCTTTGAGGACCATCTTCGGGCATCACAGGTCGGATGAAGCGGAGCCCGGTTTGGGGGCTCCCAAGGGTTCGGCACCGGGTTCTTGGTTCTCAGCTCTAATCCGAGGCCGCAGGAAGAAGGCGCATCTCTCCTCGgccgcagaggaggaggaggaggaggcgccgCCGGTGGGAGCGCGGCGATCGCTCCGAACAGTAGAGAGGGGAATGCCGCCAACAATGGAGTACGAGGACGACAACGACGACGGCAACGGATACACCAGCGACAAGTGTCGGCGGAGGCCAACCCCGACGCCGATGCGGCTGTTCCCAGCAGCCCACCGGCCACATCGCAGCATCAGCGCCGTCTCGGGCTTCTCCGCCTGCCTGAGCCCACTGGTGAGGTTTAGGTCCGACGCACGGAGAAGCCATACGGCGGAGCCGGAGATCTCCCGCGACATCAGTAGCCCGTCGTACCCCATCCAGCACTGGAACCCCGCCGCGCTCGGGCCCAACCTGTCTAGAAATGTGGCGGCGTCCAAAAAACTCAAATGA